TCCTTCTTCCATTTCCGGATTACGGTAACTCCAAAGGTCCGATCCACAAACGCAAGTGCGAATAATGCGAATAATGGCATCATCTGCTGCTACGATTTGCGGGCGATCAATTTCTGCTAGACCAACCTGCCCAGCTTTGACATAAACTGCTGATTTCATTTAATAACCTCTATTCTTTCGTTACTGATAGTATATACTTTTTAACAAGAAATCGCTCACATCAATCACTCCCTATTACGGTCATATTTAGTTACTTAATCATATTTTTTCCCATACTTCTTTTCAAGCATTTTCTTAACTAGATATGGCATCTTGACATTCTCTCGACCTTTTTTAGCAATCAATTTTTTGACGAAATCAGGCATCTGAATATCTTCTTCCTCTTCTAAAATCTGTCCTGTGTTTGAAGGAGCTTCCAACTCATCAAAAGTCTCTAGTTGAGGATGATAGTAACGATAGTCACCGTCTATATGAGACTGAATGGTTGAAAGAAGGGCTTTAATCAAACGAGTATCGCTATTTGGCATAGGAGGACGGTGATAGGTCACACCAAGCTCATGACAAAGCTCCTTACACTCCACATCATTATCAAAAAGAACCTCAATATGCTCACTAATAAAAGCTATCGGGACAAAAATATAGTGGTCAGGGTGCTCCTTCTCATCATGAAGGTATTCTAAGACATCAGGTTTAATCCAAGGGATACCAATATCACTTTCACTCTGCCATGTATTGTTATACTGGTCTTCTTCAAGGCCTAAAATTTTCACAATCAAGCGAGTATTGTCATAAATCTGATCTATATAAGGATCACCAAAATCAAGGGCCAAAACTGGGACACTATGAGCTGAAAAAATCACCTTATAGCTGTCATCTCTAATTTGATCTAAAATATTTCGAATCTCATCAGCCCAATAGTAGAGTAGGTCGTGTTCACGGTACCAGTCCTTGATAATTTGAAACCTAATCTGCTCACTTTTTAAAAATTTCTCATATCCCATGACAGAATAGTAAGAATAATGAGGCTCTAAAATCAAGCACAAACATTCTTCAATTCCGTCATTCTCCATCTCTTTGATTACATCAGTGATAAAAGGGCGGGAAAATTTATTAGCAAAGTATACTGATGCGTGTTCTCCAAGAGCAGAAGCAACCAGATCCACTTCTTCTCTAGTTATCCTTTGAAGTGGAGTTCCGCCAATTCGTACGTAATTGTCATATAAAGTCTGAATTTCATGTGGTTCAGGACGAACACCACGTCGGATATTCGTGAAAAATTCCGCTACTCCTTCATAGGTAATCTCTTCTGGTGACCCAAAGGTCATCATCAACACAGCTCTCTTACTCATAAATACTCCTTGTTTCACGTTTATTCTATTTTAGCATGAAAAGGCTTACTTTAGGGAACTTAGTATCAAAATAACTCTTAAAGGTAGACTTTAAGAGTTTAAAAACAAACCTTAATGATGGTTTTGCTGCTCACTTTCTGCTTCCAGCTCTTCGATATTTCGCTTGTGGGCGCGGTGAGTTGCTAGGTCTTCATCCACTTCGATGGTGACATTTTGAAAGCCACAGTCTTTAAGCAAGGTGCGGATAGACTCTTTACAGACCTCCATATGCTTGACATGCTCCAGACAAACATGGACAATAGCATTCTTCTCTAAGCCGTCCATGGTCCAGAGATTGAGCTGATTGATACTAGCAACATGGTCCAATTCAGCCAAATCCGTCTTTATCTTCTGGATGTTCACCCCTTCTGGTACAGCATCCAGGAAAATCTTGAGCGTGCTCCAAAAACGTGGAATGGCTTTTGATAGAATAAAGAAGGAAATGGCAAGGGACAGGAGCGGATCCAGGATATACCAGTCAGTAAATCGGAGAACAATGGCCATCAAGATGACGGCCAACCAACCCAAGGTGTCTTCCAAAAAGTGCAGGCTGAGAATGGATTCATTCTTGGTTTGCCCCTTGCGAATGACCAGACTCGCCAGCACATTGACACTGATAGCAATAATTCCCAACCAAAGAAGCCCTTCGTCATTGATGGGCTGTGGGTGGAAAAGCTTGCTTACATTTTCTAAAATCACCATACCAGACCCTGTCATCAGAATCACAGCGGTCACCATGGCACCTAAAAGGCTAAAACGCTTGTAGCCCAAGGTGTAATGGCTGTCTTCTTTCCGATTGGAAATGCTCTCTAGAAAAGCTGAGATGCCAATGGCGATTGCATCTCCAAAGTCATGGACCGAATCAGCGAGAACTGCACTAGAACCAAAAATTCCACCCGCAATAAATTCAACAATGGCAAAGCTTAGATTTAATAAAAAAGCCAACCAAACCGCATATTTTGTCTTCATTATATTTCTTCCTTTGTTATAATAGATTCATGAACATCATGTTCATTATCTATTATCCAATACTATCAACAGAAAGGATAGGGGCAAACCGTTCGCTGTGTACGTTACTGAACAGTTTGTTCATAGTGTCCATATGACTGCACAAGATCGTCGCATTACCAAGACTAGAAAAGCCATCTATCAAGCTTTCTTGCGCTTACTTAACCAAAAAGATTATGAGACCATCACCGTTCAGGAGATTATTGACTTGGCTGATGTAGGACGTTCGACCTTTTACAGCCATTATGAGAGCAAAGAGTTACTACTGGATGAGCTCTGCCAAAAACTCTTTCACCATTTGTTTGAGCGTGCTCAACACCTCTCTCCACAAGACTACCTAGCACATATCTTTCAACATTTTAAGAAAAATCAAGACCATGTAACCAGTCTCTTACTCTCCAAAAATGATTATTTTATCCGGCAACTGCGAAAAGAGCTAGAACATGATGTCTATCCAATGGTTGCCGAGGAGCTGATTCAATCGCACCCAACCATCCCTCACTCCTATCTCAAGCATCTGGTCGTCAGCCATTTCATTGAAACCCTCAGCTGGTGGTTGAAAAAAGGCAAGTCCTATAGCGAGCAGGAAGCTGTCCAGTTTTATTTGGAGATACTGAAAGTTGGTTCAAACTAGAAAGAAGTTTTTTTAATGACCCTCACTCAATTTTATTTTCTCTTTCCAGCCTTATTCATGCTTCACGAACTTGAGGAAATCATATGGATGCCCTCCTTTGTCAAAAAACTATCAGCACAGTTTCCAGATATTCGATTCCTTTCTTATTACACTCCTTTTACTTTCAATGCCATTGTCAAGGAAATGGCAAGGGACAGGAGCGGATCCTGCTTCTATCACTTTTTCTTAGCTATCAGTTTAGCAACTATACTATTTACGCAACCATTGTAATTGCTTATATCTACCATATTTTCGGACATCTGATTCAGACAATTGTCCTTCGAAAATATGTTCCTGGCTTGTTAACGGGCAGTTTAACGAGCTTGTTCTCCATCGCATTTCTCAAAATTGAAATTTCAGTCAAACTCTATGGTTTCTCTTTTTTGACTTTACTGGTTATCGTTTTAAATCTTCTAGTATCATTTATGATTCTTCATAAAATCAGTCATAAAAAATAGCACTCAGACAATCATATCTTAGAAAGGAAACATCTATGTCACTTTATCTAATCTTTAGCATCATCACAGTCTTCTTAGCGCTTGCTTTTGTCCTGCTTCATTTGTTGGCCTCCCTTTCTGAAGTTAAAAAAGGAAATCACACTCTAGGAAATCAATTTCTCCTCATCGGAAGTAGCCTTGCGACTTTGTCTCTCTTCCTCTACTTCTTTTTCTCGATTGTCGCACTATCTCTTTGGATGATTGGTTGTGGGGTAATTTGCTACGGAGCCTATTGGAATGGCAAGCACAAAGAAAACTTCAATCCAGCCCACCATGTCATTCGGATTGGCATCGCTCTGATTCTTACCATTTTGTTAGCCCTCATATAAGAAAAGAGGCTGGGACAAAAGTCCTAGCCTCTTATTTGTTTTTGTATTGTCGAGCAAGACGCAGTGGTTGAGTGGGCTCTACTACGCTGATTACATCAGCTTTTACAGCCCTACTCAACTGTGCGGAGGTGGGACGACGAAATCGAATTCTAACGAATTACCGATTTCTGTCCCACTCTCTTTTTTGTATTTACGAAATCAATAAGGAATTAAAAATCCTGCTTTTCTTTAAACATTATAATTTTTTCTTGGCAGTAATCCATTAATTTCCGTGCTTTTTCAAATGAATAGCCTTTTTCAGATACCGGCTTGACTTTCTTTTCATCAAAATAGTAGCCTGTCAAGCCCCTGACTTCCTCTGATAAGGTGAGATAATAGCCTGTTTCGATTCCCTGATCTAGATCTTTTGAAAGAGACTTCATCAAGCGTCTGAAGAGAGACTTTTTCGTCCTTTCATCACTAGAATGATTCCCTAAGTTGGTTGAAATCAAGCCAGGATGATAGGCATTAATGGTGATGTTTGAACCTCTTAAAAAGAAGTCTCTTGCTAGATAGCGTGTCATCCAAATGGTATAGAGTTTGGAATTATTATAGGCCAATCCTGGATGATAGTTGTTCTCAAATCCAAAGTCCAAATCCTTGACCTTGGCAAAATGATGCATATAGGAAGAAGTATTAATGACACGGCCGTCAGCTGCTTTTTCTAACAAAGGGCTTAGCTCAGTTGTTAACATATAGGGAACCAGAACGGATAACATAAAAGTCAACTCGACATTTTCAGCACTCGCTTTTCGTTCTTTTCCTGCATACAGTCCCGCATTGTTAAACAAGACATCGATCCTTTGAAAATCTCGCTTGATTTCCTCCGCAAATCGATAAACATCATCTAATTTTGAAAAATCTGCCAAGTAGCTTGAAACTCTGCCTCTCAGGGAAACTGCCCGAACCTCTTGAAGCGCCAATTCCAGTTTTTGAGGATTTCGTCCATGAAGAATGACCTGATGGCCTTCACTAGCCAGTTTCTTTGCCAAGTGCTTTCCAATGCCATCCGTAGCACCGGTTATTAGAATAGTTTTGACCATATTAGTCCTCCAAGAAAGCAATGAGTTCTTTTGAAAATTCTTCTGCATATTGGAAGATAGAGCCGTGACCAGCATTTGGATAGATAATCAGCTTACTATCTTTTATTTTTTCATGCATATCATAAGAATTTTCCGTTGGAACCTGCATATCCTTGTCGCCGTTGACGATTAAGGTTGGTTGAGTGATAAATCTTAGGTCGTCTTGAGAATCTTTCCCCCAACGTTTAATAGCTTTGAGTTGCGTCAAGAAACCAGGCACACTCATGTCTTTGTCCGCAAATCCCTTGGTTCGCATTCCCATTCGTCCGAGGACTTTCAAAGCTTCGATTTTTCCTTGTTCATCATGGTTATAGAAGATATAGCGTTTAGGATCGATGCGCTCAAGTCCCGCTTTAAACATATAGTTAAAGGTTTTCACTGTAACCTTATCGATCTCTTTTCCACCTCGAGGTCCTGTTCCTGCCAAGATGAGACGGTTGACCAAATCAGGCTTGATTCGGATCATTTCTTGGGCAATCATGCCTCCCATAGAAAGACCTAGGAGATTGATTTTATCGTAACCAAGGGCTTTTACAAAGTCAATTGTCTGCTCAGCCATTCCAGGAATGGTTGGCGCCACTTTGCCTTGACTGGCTCCGACACCAGGAAGGTCGACCACAATCACATGGTGTTTTTCAGCAATCAAGTCCAAAAGTTTTGGATCCCAGTTGTCCAGGGTTGCTGCCAAATGGACCAGCATTAGAAGAGGTAGTTTTGATTTGCCTTTGCTGAGTTCGCGATAGGCGATTTTGTTCCCGTCGACAGTGATGTATTGATTTTTAGTTGTAAGATATGACATTGTGTTTACCTTTTTATTTCTTAAAGCTGAGAACTGTTTTTCCACGTGAGCGACCATTAGCGACCTTGTCTAAGGCGCTATTCACTTCTTCAAATGGATAGACTGTATCGATAGATGGCTTGATTTCTAACTTGCTAAAGAGGTCAGATACCTCTTGTAATTGAGTGCCATTGCTTTCCACAAAGATAAAATGGTAGTGAACGCCGTATTTGTCAGCCATCTTATCAAATTTGCGACCGGCTAAGCCAAGTAGGATCTGTTTCCATTTTGGCAGGTTCATCCGTTTGGCAAAGTCACCATTTGGCATCGCACGGAGGGACACAAGCTGACCACCTTTTTTCATGATAGACATTTGTTTTTCAGTCTCAGCGCCCCCAAGGGTATCGAGGACATAATCAACCTGGCTAACAGTTTTTGTATAATCCTCTGTTTTGTAATCGATAAAACGGTCTGCTCCTAGCTTCAAAACTCGCTCAGCACTATCTCCAGCCCCATTGGTGATGACTGTTAAACCTTTAGCTTTAGCGATTGGAATGGCCATTCCACCGACACCGCCTGTACCACCAGAGATAAAGATGGTTTTGCCAGCTTGAGCTCCCATGAGTTCTAAGGCTTGCATAATGGTTAAGGCTGTCAAAGGCACAGCAGCGGCTTCCTCGTCAGACAGATAGTCTGGAACCTTGGCTAGAGCCTGATTATCGACGGCTACGTATTCTGCAAAGGCACCAATATGATCAAGTGGTAAACGTCCAAAAACTCGGTCTCCGACTTTGAGATTTTTGACTTGTCTACCGATCTCTTCAATGATACCGACTACTTCATTACCTGCAGTTTGTGGGAGCTTGTAAGGGACGATCATCTTGACTTCTCCTCTGGAAATCATATTATCCAGAGGATTAACACCAGCTGCGGTGACTTTGACCAAAACTTCTTTATCTGTAATACTTGGTTTTGCGATTTCTGTGATGTTAAGAGTGATATTCTTTTTGTTATAAGTAGTATGTTGTGCAGCTTTCATTGTCTTCTCTTTTCTATTTTTGTTGTATCTGATACAGATACAGGTATAGTCTTTTAAAAACTGATCTGCATGCAAATCAGTTTCGTTTTTGTTTGGCATCTTTATAAAGATTGTTAATGACATCTTCTAAGGTTTGGTGGGCTAGTTCCTTCTCAAGTTGAGCTTCAGTGCTAGCAAATAGTGGCGAAACTGCTCCTTGGATATGTTGTCCAACGGGACAATCGGGATTGCTATTCTGGTGAACAGGAAATAAGCTGATGTGGCTGACTTCTTGTGTCGCAAAATAAATGTTAAGTAAGGTGATGTCCTTTGGCGATTTACTAAGTTGGTAGCCCGTTTTTCCTTGCTGAGACTGGATTAGTCCAGCATTTTTCAATAAGGCAATCACCTTACGAATATAACTAGCGTTGGTCCCAACACTCTCAGCCAGAGCTTGAGAACTTAGGGTTTCCTTACTCTCACTAATCATGGTTAGGATATGCAAAGCAACTGAAAATTTTGTATCCATATCGGCTCCTTTTTAACTTGTATCCAATAAAAGAACAAGTATAACACAAATAAAAAGAAAAGCAAGACTTTTGCTTCACTGTAAAAACACAAAAAAAGGACCCTACTGGATCCTCTTATTAATTGATAAACATAAGTATTAAGCTTTCTTTGCCGCCTTGCTCCATTGGTACCAACCAACTAGACTGTTGATAAGATAAATGAAGTATTTCCCTTGAATTTGAAGGCTTTCTCCCCACCAGAGGTAGATAGAGAAAATATTAGTGGCTGCCCAGAAAATCCATTGCTCACGATATACAGCTGTCATCAAGAGCTGACCAACACCGTTTGTCGCATCAGTAATAGAATCACGATAAGGACGATTAGCTCCAATTGACTGGTAAATAAGACCAAAAGCTAGCCACCAAAGTACACTAATTGAGAGGTACTTGGTCCATCCCACGGTATCCAACTTACGTGCAACAAATTCTTGTTGTTCTTTTTTGAATTGCGCTTGATAGATCCAAACTAAAAGACCAATCGGCTGCATGGCTGTGAAGTAAAGAGTTGTCAAAACTTCACCGTAAAAGCCTTTTTGGAGGGCAAGCACCAGATAAATGATGGAATTAATCAAACCAAAGAGGTAATTACTCGCACGACCTTCTGATACGAAAATCACACAGATAATACCTGTTAGGCTACAAATCATCCCAGTCCAATCCACTATGCGACCCTCATAAAAAAGCTCCAACCACAGTGGGAAACTTCCTAAAACCAGAAGGTAAATCCAGGCTCCAAGACTACGATTAGCAAAAAGATCATCCCAGATAGCCTTTAGACTACCTCCAAACCCTAGCTTCTTCATCCCAGTAACTATGCGACGATAACCACCAGACATTTCGTCAAGTGTCATCTGCATCTTAGCAAGTCTCTTTTGGATATAAGTATTCATTTTTTCTCCTTTTGTTTTTAAAGAGCCGTGTCAGGAATGACTTTCGGACGCAACGCTCTATAGAATAGTTAATAGAACTATTTAGTCTTTTCACAATACCAACCGTAGTCGACATAGATTAATATAGTAAAATTACTATTTCTAAGTTCATACTCTATATGATACGCTTATTTTCAAAATTGTCAAGTCTTTTCTGAAAATTCTTCAAGAAATATGAAATAATTTAAAATGCCTAGCTCAGCTAGACATCTTTTGTTTCTATAATGACTTTAATCGTTATTGCTTATACTTCCTTTTTTAACAAGACAACATCTAGTCTGTCACATAAATCTCGCCACGGCTATAGAGGGCAGCTTTTCCCGCAAGATAAAGCCTATCGTCTTCTAATCGGCAAATAAGATGACCACTTCTCTTAGAGGCTTGATAAGCTCTAAATTCTACTTGTCCTAACTTATTAGCCCATAAAGGAATGACATGACAATGACCTGATCCACAGACCGGATCTTCCATGACTGACAATTTTGGAGCAAAACTTCTCGTAACGGTGTCATAGTTTGTACCTTTGGCTGTGATATTTAGGAGTAAGCCATCTAATGCTTTTACTTTATCGAAATCTGGAGTCGCAGCAATAACATCATTTTCATGGGGTAAGATACAGACTAGGTCTCTTCCAAGCCAGGCTTCAAGCGGACGGACACCGATTGCTTTTTCCATCTCACTTGTTACTGGAACTTGGTGCATCGAGTAAACTGGGAAATTCAGCTCATATAAGTCCCCTCTTTTGGTTACCAAAAGCTCCCCACTCTGAGTTGTAAAGGTTAGACTATCAACATCCACTTCTATAAATTGGAAGAGAACGAAAGCAGTTGCTAAAGTAGCATGACCACACAAATCGATTTCTCCACCGGGAGTAAACCAACGTAAATCGTAATAGCCGTTCTTTTTAACCGTAAAAGCTGTCTCAGAGAGATTATTTTCTTTGGCAATATTCTGTAAGGTATTATCCGACAACCATTCGTCCAGAAGACAAACAGCAGCTGGGTTCCCTTTAAAAACGGTATCTGTAAAAGCATCTACAATAAATTGAGGGATGGTATATTGACTCATTGGCATAGGTAGCTCCTTAAATTTTTATCTTTATTATATCTGAAAATAGGATAGAAAACAGAAAAATGGTAACTAAAAAAGCAACTTGAAAAAGTTACTTTTTTGTGTAAAGTTTTCATTATTTCTTGATAAACCCTTCTTTGACCAAAAAGTCACGTGCTACTTGGTTAGCTGGTTTACCTTCTACGCCCACTTGGTAGTTGAGCTGACTCATTTGACTCTCCGTGATTTTACCAGCTAGTTTATTGAGAACTGCTTCCAATTCTGGATGTTTTTCCAGTAATTTAGCTTTCATGAGTGGGGCCCCTTGATATGGCGGGAAGAGTTGCTTGTCATCTTCTAGGACCACGAGGTCATAGCGAGCAAGCTCGGCATCTGTAGAGTAGGCATCTGTTATCTGGATATTACCGGACTGGATAGCCTGGTAGCGAAGGGCTGGCTCCATGGTGGAGACTTGAAGATTGAGTCCGTAGACCTTCTGTAAGCCTTTGTTCCCATCCTCTCGATCATTAAACTCTAGTGTAAATCCTGCCTTGAGTTGTCCTTCCACCTTTTTCAAATCTGAAATAGTCTTGAGGCCATACTCCTGGGCAATTTTCTTAGGCACCGCGACAGCATAGGTATTCTGATAAGCCATAGGTTTAAGTAGAACTAGATTATCTTGTTTCTTAATACCATCACGCGCTGCTCGATAGACTGCTTCTGGATCATGGCCGACTTGTGGTGCCGGCTTGAGGAGACTTTCGGTCACGGTCCCTGTAAACTCGGGATAGATCGCGATATCTCCTTTTTTCAGAGCTTCATAGAGGAAGGTGGTCTTACCAAAATTTGGTTTAACGGTCACTGTCATATCCGTATTTTCTTCAATCAAAATCTTGTACATATTGGCTAGAATTTCCGGTTCAGGACCTAACTTACCAGCGATGACGAGATTGTCTTTCTCCTTATGGGGAATGATGTTTGGAGCATAGCTAGCTCCCAAACCAAGGAACATCACAGCAAAGGCCGCAAAGATGGTCCGCATCTTGGCCTTTTCCATCCATTTGAGAAGAAGGTTAAAGGCAATGGCTAAAAAGGCAGAAGACAGAGCACCAATCAAAATCAGACTGGCATTATTGCGGTCAATCCCCAGAAGGATGAAGGAACCAAGCCCCCCTGCTCCAATCAAGGCAGCGAGGGTAGCCGTCCCGATAATCATTACAGCTGCTGTCCGAATCCCAGACATGATGACGGGCATGGCCAAGGGAATCTCAAACTTCCTGAGTCTTTCCCACTTGGTCATCCCAAAGGCGACCCCTGCTTCTTCAAGGCTTGGATCAATCCCCTGCAAACCGGTGATGGTATTTTGAAGGATGGGGAAAATGGCGTAGATGACCAGAGCTGTCAAGGCCGGAAGCGTCCCAATCCCCATGATGGGAATGAAGAGCCCCAAAAGGGCCATGGAAGGTATGGTCTGGAAGACCCCAGCTAACTGTAGGACCCAGTTGCTCGCTCTCTTGCGCGTACTTAAATAAATTGCCAATGGAACAGCCAGAAAAATAGCAAGGAGCAAGGTCAGTAATGACAGTTGCAAATGTTGCCCCAGTGCAGTGACCCAGTCTCCAAAGCGTTCTTGAAAAGTTGCAAGTAGTTTAGACATGGTAAGCACCTCCAAATAAATCCGCAACAAAGTCGTTGACTGGCTGGGCTAGGATGGTCTCAGTATTCGCCACCTGTACAATCTCTCCTTCTTGCAGTACCGCAATCCGATCGCCTAATTTCAAGGCCTCGTCCGTATCATGAGTAACGAAGATGGTGGTCATACCAAATTCTTTGTGCAAGTCTCTTGTAAGAGCCTGCAATTGCTTGCGAGAAATAGCATCCAAGGCTGAAAAGGGTTCGTCCATCAGCAAGATTTTGGGCTCTGCAATGATGGCCCGCACAATGCCAATCCGCTGTTGCTCCCCACCCGATAACTCGCTTGGTAAGCGATGCCCATACTCATCTACGGGTAAGCCAACCTTAGTCAAAAGCTCTTCAGTTTTCTTAGCAATTTCTTCCTTAGACCAGCCCTTCATCTCAGGAATGAGAGCAATATTCTCAGCAACAGTTAGATTTGGAAATAGAGCGATGGCCTGAAGGACATAACCGGTAGAAAGACGTAACTCTCGTTCATCATAGTCTTTAATCTGCTTGCCATCCATATAAATATTGCCATCTGTCGGCTCCAAAAGACGATTGATCATCTTAAGCATGGTAGTTTTCCCAGATCCTGAAGGTCCTACAAGAACCATAAATTCTCCCTGCTCAATACGGAGATTGACATCTTTTAAAATGTCAGTATCCGTGTAGCGCAGGACTACATGTTTGTATTCAATCATATTCTTCCTCAATAAGTTTTTCTGTCTCTAAGAATATCCAGTATGCTACTTGCTGGATGCCCTAGGACTTTTTCGACATCTGTTGAGACCCCAGCTTGTTCCCCAGCTTTAATCGCTGTATAGGTACTGACCCAGGCATCGTACTCCCAAGTTTGTGCTGGCCATTTTTTCCGTGACTTATAGGCTTCCTCTAGCTTTTCATCTACATACCTGATGGAGTTGCCGGTCTCTTTTGAGAGAAGCGCTACGATTTCTTCCATAGAAAGATCCTCTGGACCTGTTAGATTCAAGGTTTGATTTTCCCATTTCTTAGGATTTAAGAGAATTTCTGCTGCAACCCTAGAGGTGTCCTTACGGGCAACAGCTGATACAAGGCCACTGCCGGCCGGACCACGAATTTCTCCATTTTCAAGCGCCATATCAATCAAGAAATCCAAGTAAAAATTATCTCTTAGAAAGGTGTAGGTGATCCCTAATTCCTTGATATAGGCTTCTGTCAGGGCATGATCTCGAGACAAGGTAAACGTTGCCTGGTCATCTGCCCCATAAAAGGAAGTATAGACGATATGCTGCACCCCCGCTAACATTGCAGCATCTAAAAAACTCTTGTGTTCCTTGACACGCTCTGGATTTTCCCGAGCAGAGACCATCAGCAAGACATCAATCCCCTTTAAGGCTTCAACCACCTCTGGAGTATTGGCATATACCATCTTACGGATTTCCGCAGACGCGTAGACTTTTGCACGCTCTGGGCTTCGTGCCAGATGGATAGAAGCAATTCCTTTCTTATCGACAAGATCAGCTACATAAGAACCTAATTTCCCTGTTACACCTGTTATTCCAATCATAACTGTTTCTTCCTTTCCCTACATGTCATTTTCTTTAGCTCTTAGATTTGCTATAATGCGTTCTTGAAAAGCTTCAAATTCTCGGATTTCTTGATCCGAAAAGCCTTGGTAGAAAATCTCACCCAACTCTTTACTAACACGGTCACCAATTT
The DNA window shown above is from Streptococcus salivarius and carries:
- the hemH gene encoding ferrochelatase, which translates into the protein MSKRAVLMMTFGSPEEITYEGVAEFFTNIRRGVRPEPHEIQTLYDNYVRIGGTPLQRITREEVDLVASALGEHASVYFANKFSRPFITDVIKEMENDGIEECLCLILEPHYSYYSVMGYEKFLKSEQIRFQIIKDWYREHDLLYYWADEIRNILDQIRDDSYKVIFSAHSVPVLALDFGDPYIDQIYDNTRLIVKILGLEEDQYNNTWQSESDIGIPWIKPDVLEYLHDEKEHPDHYIFVPIAFISEHIEVLFDNDVECKELCHELGVTYHRPPMPNSDTRLIKALLSTIQSHIDGDYRYYHPQLETFDELEAPSNTGQILEEEEDIQMPDFVKKLIAKKGRENVKMPYLVKKMLEKKYGKKYD
- a CDS encoding cation diffusion facilitator family transporter, which gives rise to MKTKYAVWLAFLLNLSFAIVEFIAGGIFGSSAVLADSVHDFGDAIAIGISAFLESISNRKEDSHYTLGYKRFSLLGAMVTAVILMTGSGMVILENVSKLFHPQPINDEGLLWLGIIAISVNVLASLVIRKGQTKNESILSLHFLEDTLGWLAVILMAIVLRFTDWYILDPLLSLAISFFILSKAIPRFWSTLKIFLDAVPEGVNIQKIKTDLAELDHVASINQLNLWTMDGLEKNAIVHVCLEHVKHMEVCKESIRTLLKDCGFQNVTIEVDEDLATHRAHKRNIEELEAESEQQNHH
- a CDS encoding TetR/AcrR family transcriptional regulator, whose amino-acid sequence is MTAQDRRITKTRKAIYQAFLRLLNQKDYETITVQEIIDLADVGRSTFYSHYESKELLLDELCQKLFHHLFERAQHLSPQDYLAHIFQHFKKNQDHVTSLLLSKNDYFIRQLRKELEHDVYPMVAEELIQSHPTIPHSYLKHLVVSHFIETLSWWLKKGKSYSEQEAVQFYLEILKVGSN
- a CDS encoding SDR family NAD(P)-dependent oxidoreductase, which translates into the protein MVKTILITGATDGIGKHLAKKLASEGHQVILHGRNPQKLELALQEVRAVSLRGRVSSYLADFSKLDDVYRFAEEIKRDFQRIDVLFNNAGLYAGKERKASAENVELTFMLSVLVPYMLTTELSPLLEKAADGRVINTSSYMHHFAKVKDLDFGFENNYHPGLAYNNSKLYTIWMTRYLARDFFLRGSNITINAYHPGLISTNLGNHSSDERTKKSLFRRLMKSLSKDLDQGIETGYYLTLSEEVRGLTGYYFDEKKVKPVSEKGYSFEKARKLMDYCQEKIIMFKEKQDF
- a CDS encoding alpha/beta fold hydrolase gives rise to the protein MSYLTTKNQYITVDGNKIAYRELSKGKSKLPLLMLVHLAATLDNWDPKLLDLIAEKHHVIVVDLPGVGASQGKVAPTIPGMAEQTIDFVKALGYDKINLLGLSMGGMIAQEMIRIKPDLVNRLILAGTGPRGGKEIDKVTVKTFNYMFKAGLERIDPKRYIFYNHDEQGKIEALKVLGRMGMRTKGFADKDMSVPGFLTQLKAIKRWGKDSQDDLRFITQPTLIVNGDKDMQVPTENSYDMHEKIKDSKLIIYPNAGHGSIFQYAEEFSKELIAFLED
- a CDS encoding NADP-dependent oxidoreductase encodes the protein MKAAQHTTYNKKNITLNITEIAKPSITDKEVLVKVTAAGVNPLDNMISRGEVKMIVPYKLPQTAGNEVVGIIEEIGRQVKNLKVGDRVFGRLPLDHIGAFAEYVAVDNQALAKVPDYLSDEEAAAVPLTALTIMQALELMGAQAGKTIFISGGTGGVGGMAIPIAKAKGLTVITNGAGDSAERVLKLGADRFIDYKTEDYTKTVSQVDYVLDTLGGAETEKQMSIMKKGGQLVSLRAMPNGDFAKRMNLPKWKQILLGLAGRKFDKMADKYGVHYHFIFVESNGTQLQEVSDLFSKLEIKPSIDTVYPFEEVNSALDKVANGRSRGKTVLSFKK
- a CDS encoding Rrf2 family transcriptional regulator; translation: MDTKFSVALHILTMISESKETLSSQALAESVGTNASYIRKVIALLKNAGLIQSQQGKTGYQLSKSPKDITLLNIYFATQEVSHISLFPVHQNSNPDCPVGQHIQGAVSPLFASTEAQLEKELAHQTLEDVINNLYKDAKQKRN
- the pnuC gene encoding nicotinamide riboside transporter PnuC, which gives rise to MNTYIQKRLAKMQMTLDEMSGGYRRIVTGMKKLGFGGSLKAIWDDLFANRSLGAWIYLLVLGSFPLWLELFYEGRIVDWTGMICSLTGIICVIFVSEGRASNYLFGLINSIIYLVLALQKGFYGEVLTTLYFTAMQPIGLLVWIYQAQFKKEQQEFVARKLDTVGWTKYLSISVLWWLAFGLIYQSIGANRPYRDSITDATNGVGQLLMTAVYREQWIFWAATNIFSIYLWWGESLQIQGKYFIYLINSLVGWYQWSKAAKKA
- a CDS encoding PhzF family phenazine biosynthesis protein, with the protein product MPMSQYTIPQFIVDAFTDTVFKGNPAAVCLLDEWLSDNTLQNIAKENNLSETAFTVKKNGYYDLRWFTPGGEIDLCGHATLATAFVLFQFIEVDVDSLTFTTQSGELLVTKRGDLYELNFPVYSMHQVPVTSEMEKAIGVRPLEAWLGRDLVCILPHENDVIAATPDFDKVKALDGLLLNITAKGTNYDTVTRSFAPKLSVMEDPVCGSGHCHVIPLWANKLGQVEFRAYQASKRSGHLICRLEDDRLYLAGKAALYSRGEIYVTD